A genomic stretch from Bradyrhizobium quebecense includes:
- a CDS encoding FAD-binding protein: MNRRELLIGAALTPMARWIAPGSLAPAQGANNFSQIFRRTRPSDPQWPSAASWNRLNEQTDGHLIAVKSPLAACQDSPSGPACRDVFKGLKNPYYIGDDPALTQTTGYLDAWASQPSVYAVAARTTGDVVAAVNFARDNNLRLVVRGGGHSYLGTSSAPDSLMIWTRAMHDITLHDSFVPQGCLDPPQPAVTIGAGAIWMHVYNEVTTRGGRYVQGGGCGTVGVAGLVQGGGFGSYSKNYGTAAASLLEAEIVTADGLVRIANARSNPDLFWALRGGGGGTFGVVTRLTLRTHELPDVFGFASMTIKAASHASFRRLVSAFVDLYADRLHNRHWGEIVNIKPGNTLDVQLSFLGLDRQQADQLWQPFILFVTAAEAEFTFTRPPSIRTGPAAHRWDAAYIRQRAPQAILSDDRPGAPAENVFWAANQSEAGHFIHGFESLWLPASLLSGVERPRLVEALLAAAHHATVELHFQKGLAGGSEAAIASARETATNPAVIDAFVLAIIASEGPPAYSGLSGHEPDLADAHKNATGITKAVGELRKVAPDGGAYLAESSFFEPKWQQAYWGPNYKRLLEIKQKYDPAGLFFVRHGVGSDDWSDDGFTRLATHP, encoded by the coding sequence ATGAATCGTCGCGAACTCCTGATCGGCGCCGCCTTGACGCCGATGGCGCGCTGGATCGCACCAGGGTCGTTAGCCCCTGCGCAGGGTGCGAACAACTTCTCGCAAATATTTCGGCGAACGCGTCCCTCGGACCCGCAGTGGCCGTCGGCCGCCAGCTGGAACCGGCTGAACGAGCAAACCGACGGCCACCTCATTGCGGTGAAGTCGCCGCTGGCGGCGTGTCAGGACAGTCCCTCAGGTCCGGCGTGCCGCGATGTGTTCAAGGGGCTGAAGAACCCCTACTACATCGGCGACGATCCAGCACTGACCCAGACCACGGGCTATCTCGATGCATGGGCGTCCCAGCCAAGTGTCTACGCGGTCGCGGCGCGCACGACAGGTGACGTCGTTGCCGCCGTCAATTTCGCACGTGACAACAATCTGCGGCTGGTCGTCAGGGGCGGCGGCCACTCTTATCTCGGTACGTCGAGTGCACCGGACTCGCTGATGATCTGGACCCGCGCGATGCACGACATCACGCTGCACGACAGCTTCGTCCCGCAAGGCTGCCTTGATCCGCCGCAGCCGGCCGTCACCATCGGCGCCGGCGCGATCTGGATGCATGTCTACAATGAGGTGACGACCCGAGGTGGCCGCTATGTCCAGGGTGGCGGCTGTGGAACCGTCGGCGTAGCGGGACTCGTGCAGGGCGGCGGCTTCGGCAGCTACTCGAAGAACTACGGCACCGCCGCGGCGAGCCTGCTGGAAGCGGAGATCGTCACCGCGGACGGCCTCGTCCGGATCGCAAATGCCCGCAGCAACCCGGACCTGTTCTGGGCCTTGCGCGGCGGCGGCGGCGGCACCTTTGGCGTCGTCACCCGCCTGACGTTGCGCACCCATGAACTACCCGACGTCTTCGGCTTCGCCTCCATGACGATCAAAGCGGCGTCTCACGCGTCATTCCGCCGCCTCGTGAGCGCATTCGTGGATCTCTACGCCGACCGCCTGCATAACCGCCACTGGGGCGAGATCGTCAACATCAAGCCCGGCAATACGCTCGACGTCCAGCTGTCGTTCCTGGGCCTTGACAGGCAGCAGGCCGACCAACTGTGGCAGCCATTCATTCTCTTCGTCACCGCGGCCGAGGCTGAATTCACCTTCACCCGTCCGCCGTCGATCCGCACCGGTCCGGCAGCGCACCGCTGGGACGCCGCCTACATCCGACAGCGCGCTCCGCAGGCGATCCTCTCCGACGATCGTCCGGGCGCTCCGGCGGAGAACGTGTTCTGGGCCGCCAATCAGAGCGAAGCCGGACACTTCATCCACGGTTTTGAATCGCTCTGGCTTCCGGCATCGCTGCTGAGCGGCGTGGAACGTCCGCGGCTTGTCGAAGCCCTGCTGGCGGCCGCCCACCATGCGACGGTCGAGTTGCACTTCCAGAAAGGGCTGGCCGGCGGATCTGAAGCCGCGATCGCCTCCGCAAGGGAAACCGCCACGAACCCTGCCGTGATCGACGCCTTCGTGCTCGCCATCATCGCGAGCGAGGGCCCGCCCGCCTATTCCGGCCTCAGCGGCCACGAGCCGGATCTGGCCGACGCGCACAAGAATGCCACCGGGATCACGAAGGCGGTCGGCGAACTCAGAAAGGTGGCGCCGGACGGCGGCGCCTATCTTGCGGAAAGCAGCTTCTTCGAACCGAAATGGCAGCAGGCCTATTGGGGCCCGAACTACAAGCGGCTTCTGGAGATCAAGCAGAAGTACGATCCGGCCGGCCTGTTCTTCGTGCGCCACGGCGTCGGCAGCGACGACTGGAGCGACGACGGATTTACGCGGCTGGCGACGCACCCATGA
- a CDS encoding TRAP transporter substrate-binding protein: MFGKPSLAAAEFDFKLGVNTPETHPLTIRLAEAARLVGTQSSGRINITVFANSQLGGDPEMLSQVRAGGIELLAAPSMTLSTLVPLSGLPSIGFAFQSYDQVWAAMDGGVGGIVRDAIARSGVVPLKKVWDNGFRQITSSSSRQLNSVDDLKGFKIRVPVTALLTSLFSGLGALPSSISYSELYSALQTHIVEGQENPLAQVSTGKLYEVQKYCALSNHCWSGYWILGNRRAMAALPPDLLELINAAFDAAAVKERADLVAMDRSLQAELTEKGMTFNTPDPVQFRAALVKAGFYTQWQKTYGADAWAALEKYTGKLT, encoded by the coding sequence ATGTTTGGTAAGCCGTCTCTTGCCGCTGCAGAGTTCGACTTCAAGCTCGGCGTCAACACTCCGGAAACCCATCCGCTAACAATCCGTCTGGCCGAGGCGGCCAGACTGGTCGGCACGCAGTCGTCCGGCCGGATCAACATCACCGTATTCGCCAACAGCCAGCTCGGTGGCGATCCGGAGATGCTGTCGCAGGTCCGTGCCGGCGGTATCGAGCTATTGGCGGCACCCAGCATGACCTTGTCGACGCTGGTGCCGCTGTCGGGCCTGCCCAGCATCGGTTTTGCGTTCCAGTCCTACGATCAGGTCTGGGCGGCGATGGATGGCGGCGTCGGCGGCATCGTCCGCGATGCGATCGCCAGGTCCGGCGTCGTGCCGCTGAAGAAGGTCTGGGACAACGGCTTCCGCCAGATCACCTCGTCGTCGAGCCGGCAGCTCAACAGCGTCGACGATCTCAAGGGCTTTAAAATTCGCGTGCCGGTGACGGCATTGTTGACGTCGCTGTTCTCAGGTCTCGGCGCATTGCCGTCGAGCATCTCCTACAGTGAACTCTATTCGGCGCTGCAGACCCACATCGTCGAAGGGCAGGAGAATCCGCTGGCACAGGTCTCGACCGGAAAGCTGTACGAGGTGCAGAAATACTGCGCGCTGTCGAACCATTGCTGGAGCGGCTACTGGATCCTCGGCAACCGCCGCGCGATGGCGGCCCTGCCGCCCGATCTGCTCGAACTCATCAATGCGGCATTCGATGCGGCGGCAGTGAAGGAGCGCGCCGATCTGGTCGCGATGGACCGCTCGTTGCAGGCCGAGCTGACCGAGAAGGGCATGACCTTCAACACGCCCGATCCCGTGCAGTTCAGGGCAGCCTTGGTGAAAGCCGGTTTCTACACGCAGTGGCAGAAGACCTATGGCGCGGACGCCTGGGCGGCGCTGGAGAAGTACACCGGCAAGCTGACCTGA